The DNA segment GATGATCACATCCGCCTCATCAATTGCTAATTCTACTTGTTTTCTGATTTCGCCCTCAAAAACGTCATCCGAGCCACGCACATATCCACCGGTATCAATTACCGAGAATTCCTTACCATTCCACTCACTTTTGCCGTAATTTCTATCGCGAGTTACCCCCGGAGTAGAGTCAACTATGGCGTCTCTACGTTGTATCATACGGTTAAAAAGCGTGGATTTCCCCACGTTTGGCCGTCCTACAATCGCTACAATATTGTTCATCATCTTTTTCTGAAATATTTTGCAAAGGTACATTTTTTCAAGAACCTTTGACATTTAAGTTTTTAAGCTTTTTTTTTGGAGCTTTATCCTGCTGTCCACTGTATCTTTTTCTTTTTTTTAAATGAAAAAGAAAAAGGATGCCGTTCCCATCAGGGCTAGGGATCAAATCTTCGAAAGACATTTAAATGAATTTTCAAATCTTTGAGTTTAAAGAAATTAAAGAAGAAGAATCTAGTTGTTATAACCAAATCTTTTAAGCATATTCGCATTACTTCTCCAGTTTTTGTTGACTTTCACATAAAGTTCGATGTGAATTTGTTTTCCAAAAAACTTTTCAAGATCTGCTCTTGCCTCTACTCCTACTTTCTTTAATGCTGCTCCTTTGTGGCCTATCACAATACCTTTTTGTGTTTCTCTTTCCACCATAATCAAAGAACGAATTCTGATGATATTTTCATCTTCAAAAAACTCTTCGGTTACAATTTCTACAGCATACGGAATTTCTTTACTGTAGTTGAGAAGTATTTTTTCACGAATTGTTTCATTTACAAAGAAACGTTCGGGTTTGTCAGTCAATTGATCTTTTGGATAATATGCTGGCGATTCTGGAAGTAAGTCGATAATACGAGAAAAAACCTCTGGCACATTAAAATTCTTAAGTGCCGATATCGGGAAGATTTCAGCATTCGGAACTTTCTCACTCCAAAAAGCTACTTGTTGTTCCAATTGTTCTTGATTACTATTGTCAATCTTATTCAACAATAGCAAAACGGGAATCTTCGCGTGAATAATTTTATTAAAAAACGCTTCATCTTTCAGATCTTGTTCTCCAATTTCGACCATATAAATCAGAATATCCGCATCTTCAAACGCCGATTTTACAAAATTCATCATAGAAGCTTGCATCTCGTAGGCTGGTTTGATAATTCCAGGCGTATCCGAAAGGATCAATTGGAAATCTTCTCCATTGACGATTCCAAGAATTCTATGTCTTGTGGTTTGGGCCTTAGATGTAATGATAGAAAGCCTTTCACCTACAAAGGCATTCATAAGAGTTGACTTCCCAACGTTTGGGTTTCCGATTATATTGACAAATCCTGCTTTGTGTGTCATAATTTTAAATAAAGTGCAAATATACAATTTTGATTTCACACATAATTCGGAATTCGAATATGATATGACTGTAGATGGAAGATAATGGCTGTTTGGGAAATAATTTTAGATGGAATGTGAAGCATTCTGACCGAAATTCATATAAAAAATTAGGGTAGTGTAATCCCGATATCGTTCTATTATGGGATCTTAGATTTTGCTGATACTCTTTTAAAACAATGGAATGCGAGCGGATACTTATAACAATTAAACGGTGTCAATTTCTTCAGGGGCAGTTCTAATTATTTTATTTGGTTGTGCTAAACGAACTGATAACTACAGTTATAGGGGCGCATTTGCTATAGTTTCTATTTTCTTCCTCATTACAACTAAGAAAGAATTAGGTTTGACCGACACATTTAAAAAAGAGAACAAGGAAAAGGAATAGTATAAATCTATTACCGCAGTAAATACTGAATTTGATACGTAATTAGTATATTTGTGATACTAATAAATAATTTGCGCAAATATATTTTCATCAGATACGGAAGCAATTACATCCTAAAAAGGAGTGTGTGAAGAT comes from the Flavobacterium ardleyense genome and includes:
- the era gene encoding GTPase Era, which produces MTHKAGFVNIIGNPNVGKSTLMNAFVGERLSIITSKAQTTRHRILGIVNGEDFQLILSDTPGIIKPAYEMQASMMNFVKSAFEDADILIYMVEIGEQDLKDEAFFNKIIHAKIPVLLLLNKIDNSNQEQLEQQVAFWSEKVPNAEIFPISALKNFNVPEVFSRIIDLLPESPAYYPKDQLTDKPERFFVNETIREKILLNYSKEIPYAVEIVTEEFFEDENIIRIRSLIMVERETQKGIVIGHKGAALKKVGVEARADLEKFFGKQIHIELYVKVNKNWRSNANMLKRFGYNN